A single region of the Anopheles funestus chromosome X, idAnoFuneDA-416_04, whole genome shotgun sequence genome encodes:
- the LOC125766821 gene encoding uncharacterized protein LOC125766821 — protein MEYVFDVFFEECFNKMERSGLKSRAGRRDIISHLNSVISGCIQGRQTASTQLAVGLAVTSAIDYHNRMKGDNYEVCMMGKYHNVLYIALRITWDWGLEDSNIVRNLLDEIFKCEKTFERLFLGALFGCNAPHFIAGWKSDFNDQDENLRAVVFFLHHSAKARALYPTYSYAYQRLHQTKFIDVPIDSCGKATPLRVALQASAPDIVLILLRHGANPCPDDGGASPVLSLLEKLAESEDRCYPFQLVSCLKLLLRTIVMVELPYKPNLFAARKEMFHCKYIALLEDGLLPSEQVYGIPSLKHICRCTIRNVLRENFQLPGSIVKLPLPRKLQKYIDLLD, from the exons ATGGAGTACGTTTTTGATGTCTTTTTCGAGGAGTGCTTCAACAAGATGGAGCGCAGCGGACTGAAGTCGCGTGCCGGTCGGCGCGATATCATCAGTCATCTGAACTCGGTCATATCGGGATGCATCCAGGGACGGCAAACTGCCTCCACGCAGCTGGCGGTCGGTTTGGCCGTGACGTCCGCTATCGATTACCACAACCGGATGAAGGGTGACAACTATGAGGTTTGCATGATGGGCAAATACCATAACGTACTGTACATAGCGCTGCGAATTACCTGGGACTGGGGTTTGGAGGATTCAAACATAGTGCGGAATCTGCTAG ATGAGATTTTCAAATGTGAGAAAACCTTTGAGCGGCTATTTCTTGGGGCACTGTTTGGATGCAATGCGCCACACTTTATTGCCGGCTGGAAGAGTGACTTCAACGATCAGGATGAAAACTTGCGTGCGGTAGTGTTCTTTCTGCATCATTCAGCAAAAGCACGTGCATTATATCCGACTTATTCGTACGCATACCAACGTTTGCATCAAACGAA ATTTATCGACGTCCCGATCGATTCGTGCGGCAAGGCGACACCGTTGCGTGTTGCTTTACAGGCATCCGCACCGGACATTGTGCTTATACTGCTGCGCCACGGTGCTAACCCGTGTCCTGATGATGGTGGCGCTAGTCCAGTGCTAAGCTTGCTGGAGAAACTAGCCGAGAGTGAGGACCGCTGCTATCCGTTCCAGCTGGTGTCCTGCTTGAAGTTGCTATTGCGCACGATCGTTATGGTGGAGTTACCGTACAAGCCCAATCTGTTTGCCGCCCGGAAGGAGATGTTTCACTGCAAGTACATCGCCCTGTTGGAGGATGGTTTGCTGCCATCGGAACAGGTGTATGGGATACCGTCACTGAAGCATATCTGCCGCTGCACCATACGGAATGTGTTGCGGGAAAACTTTCAACTACCTGGTAGCATTGTGAAGTTGCCGCTTCCACGTAAACTGCAGAAATATATAGATCTACTTGATTGA